Genomic segment of Pseudorca crassidens isolate mPseCra1 chromosome 10, mPseCra1.hap1, whole genome shotgun sequence:
CTTCCATGCTGCTATCAGAGTACTTTCCACTTCAGAGTGTTATTATGGCACTGCCCTGGTCACAAACCAACCCTGGCTCTATACTACCTAGGAAAGTGATGCCCAAACTGTACAATGCATTAGGAATCAGCTGGAGGGCGTGCTAAAACAGAGCCAGGTGGGCCCCGCCTGTAGCCCTACTGACTGGGTAGGTCTGGGCCCTGAGAATTTGCATCTTTATtaagttctcaggtgatgctgatgttgctggttcaggaaccacactttgagaaccctTGACCTCAAGAATAAAACCAGTGCTCCTTAACCTGCCATCCAAAGGCTATTCCAGCCTGGTCTCAACCTACTTTCCGCCTCATCTCtcatctttccctccccctccacacacCCAGGGCTCCAGTCACACTGAAGTTCTCACGTCTCTCTAAGCAGGCAAGCTGTTCGCAGCTTTGTGCCTTTGTCTGGAGTATCTTCTGATCGGCAACCTCCTTTCCACACCCTCCCCGAAGGCTTTCCTGACCCTCTAAGCTGCTGTTAAACCATTCTCTGTCCCAGGTCCCTACACATTTTGTACATTCTTCTATTATTGCTTTTATTGCCTTGTGTGTTGGTTTTCTGCCCAGCTGCCTTCCCTTCTCTGAAGCCTTAGTCACCTACATAGCTCTTAGCCACGGTAACAGGGTCACTGAGTAAGGAAACAAAAGTATGAATGAGGAAAAGGAGGCAGGTAGATGGAGTGAATAAATCAATGAGGTGAGTGAAGAGAAGAAATGATGAGTGAGTTAATACACGAACAAGTGAGTTATGATCCATTTGTGCTTAGTTCTCTCCTTTGAGTCCTCAGTCACAGATCAGGAAAGGAATTTACCCTCTGACCATTTTTCCACAAAGTTCcagccattcctttttttttttttttttttcggctgtgccCTGTGGCCTTTAGGATCTCAGTTcacccaccagggattgaacccaggccacggcagtgaaagcccagaatcctaaccactaggccaccaggttctcattgcggtgacttctcttgttgaggagtgtgggctctaggcacgtgggcttcagtagttgtggcatatgagctcagtagttgtggctcgtgggcttagttgctccacggcatgtgggatcttcctggaccagggcttgaacccgtgtcccctgcattggcaggcagattcttaaccactgtgccaccagggaagtctcccattGCTTCCTTCTTACCAGAAGTCACCTGGGACCCAGCATCTAACAGTCAGTTCCCCAGAACTGGCCTGGGGACCCATGCTGCGTCATGTTCCCTATGCCAGGGCTTAATCTCTACCCAATCCTGTTCTCACTCACCCTGGTGTTTCTGAAAGTCAGTTGTAAGGCATTTGGGACTCTGGTAAACAATGCTGGTGGATGATTTTCAGGGCCAAGACACAAAAGACTTTTTCACCAAACTGGTGATAAAGTGTCAATATTGTTTCAAATTAAAATTGGagcctagggaattccctggaggtccagtcgttaggactccacacttccactgctggggccagtttcaatccctggtcagggaactaagatcctgcaagccatggggtcggccaaaaaataaaataataaacaaataaaattggaaCCTTGAGGTGCTGGAACTAATCTCCCCCTCATCACAGGGAACCCAGCTTTCTCCAAACCCCATAAAGGAAGCCTTCTTTGGCTCCAGCGGACATGGGTATGGCCATAAGAAGGGACTCCCTGTCCTGCTGCGGTTGTCAACTCTGCCAGGGATGGTGCTATCATGGTGGTAACTGTTCCTGCACCAAGGCTGTGTAGCCTCAGAAGGCAGTGAACCTTTTTTAGCCTTGATGTCCTCCTCTGCAGGGTAGGGATGTTACTACTCACCTTGCAGATGTGTGGTGAGCATCAAATAAGACATGGGAGTAAAGGGCCCAGCACAGTACTAGGCAGATAGTAGGTGTACAATAGAGAATAACTAGAATAACTAGAATTCTCACAACTGATAAGAAAGTTAAGTTTTTCCCCTAATGAATCAGGCCCAGTCACTCTTCTAGGgtttttccttctatttattaGATCTACCTTCCTCTCTCACAATTCTACCTAATTTTGGGACCTCAGCTGCCATCCTACCTCCTCCACAAATCTGTCTCTGTTCCTGGAACACTCTATTAACAACGCCTACCATACTTATGGTCTGGTCTAATGGACATGGAAATGAGTAGTGAATTAAGAACAGGGGGTCTGTAGGCAGGGCTGCCATGTATGGTTGCACAGGTTGTGCACTGCCTGAGCCTGGAAGTACCATTCACAGACTATAAGGAAGTGGGGCCCTGATGCACTGTGTAATAAAGAGGCTCTGTGCGCAAGTCAGATGAACTGAGCTTGAAACCTGGCTCGACCACTAATCAATTGTTTGAGCAAGCAACACATGTAAACTCCTGACTTAGCTTCCTTATCTGTGAATGGGATGTTATTAGTTCCTACCATGAGGGATAGTTGAGAAGATTCAGTAGCTTAACGAGTTGAACAGTGCCTTGTAAAGGACtgaatttactgagcacttaattTCAGAAATTAAGTGTGGGTGTTTTTTCTGAGAAGACTGTACACAAGCTAGGGTCAGTGGGTCACTGAAAATCTGCAGCCGTGCCCCccgaccctcacccctcccccaccgccaCGTAGCAGGAGGCAGATCCTCACGCTGTCATTTCTTGAAGGACCCTACTCCACCCTTCTTTTTGCCAAAATCCGCTTTTATTAGGTCTTCTTCAGTTGACAGATAACACCTCCAAAGTAAACTAGCTTAAGCCAAAAGAAGCATTTGTGGGTGGATATAGCTGAACTCTAATGGAGGATCCAGGGCTCCAGGTACATCATGAGTGCTCTGTCTTCTCCATCTCCTGGCTCTTTTCCTCTGTATTGGCTTTATTCTCAGGCAGACTCTTCCATGTGGCAGGAAAATGGGTTACTGGGTGGTTCAAGcttgtattttatagtttttcatataaaggaagagaaatcCTCCTTTCTTTCCACATCCATAGAGCAATCTTATGGAAGGCctctgattggcccagcttgggtcacatgcccactCTTTGGATCAATCACTGTGGTTAGAGGGATGGTGGACTGAGATTGGCCAAGCTAGGGCCATGTATCCACGAGTTTGACAGCCCCACAGAGCTacatggagtggggaggggacagtTCTCCAATAGGAGAGGTGCTGGGCACACAAGAATGTTGGCCGTCCTGGCCATCCTTCTCTACGGTTCAGTTCATAGGTCAGTTCCTCAGGgaagcttcccctcccctcctccacgtGGACCTCAACCTTCCCACAGTAAATTGCAAATTATTCTCCGACTCTCTTGACACCATAGTTTGGGAACAACTGGAGGCAGGGACGAGAGTGTATTTATTCATCTGTGACTCCCAGGCCTAGCTTCCTAACCGGGGCTGTGGAAGGCACGCTCTTGGTGGCCTATCCAGCAtccatttccccttcctcttcagATCTTTGTCGGGTTCCACCTTGTCTCCCCACTGCCTTAGGCTTAGTGGGGAAGCTGATTCCATTTTCACGGAGAGTAGTTTAAACCCATTAGAGTCATCCCTTGCCAGTGACTGGTTCAAAAATGGGCACGTAGGACCTAGTTTGGGCTGGTGAGACACAAGGGTGTCTGCGAAAGGCTTCTTGCTCTTTTGGGTGGGCATGGAAGCCAGCTGGCGCCTTCCTGCCCTCTCTCGTGCTGGACAGAAATGAGGAAGCATTTGGCCTCCATCAACTGCTACTGGCTGCCACTGCACAGCTGGAAGGGAACCTACTTTAGGCAAAAGCTGACACCGTGGGAGTGTGGAGACACCTGGACCCTTGATGGCCTTGTTGAGTTGCTGGAGATTGGCTAACCCTGGGTGCCACGCTGCCCCAGGACCACCAAACCCCTAGCTAACACACTTCCTTGTTAAACCACCTTGAGCTGGGGTGTTCTGTTACCTGTGGCCACAAGTATCTTCAGAACGTTCTCCCTGAACGAATGACCTAGGCGAGTGGCCACAGGCTGAGAGCCCTCAAGCATGCCCTCCTAAACTATGCCACCCACACAAGTTCCTTTCTACCCCACAATAACAGACAAAGATTCtggatgcttttttaaaaaaaccacaccAGTCACTTTATTCTTAAGTTGGTACTTTACAAAACCACAAGGGAGAAGTCCTTGAGGGTGAAAGGGGTAGGGGAGTGGGAGATGGTGAAGAGGGGGACGAGGACAACCCAGAAATGAAGCCCCCCCATCTTGGGGGACCAAGCAGAGACTGGGCCCCAGGCCAGCCCAGCAGGGCCTCTCGTGTCCTGGCTGTACAGAGCTGGGCCAAAAGACCTCAGAGAAGGGTCACAGCTTCTAGAAACTGTCGCCATTAGACAGGCAGCCACAGGCTGAGGCTTCTGGCAGCCCAAAGAAGGAAGTGGGCCTCCCCCTCCCAAGCCGGGGGGAGGCAGCCTGAGGCAGGGGTGAGAGCTACCCGTCCAGCAGCTTTAGGATGCTCTCACGCTCCTTCAGAGTCTTCCAGGCCTGGTCCTTCTCCTTCTTGGTGGGCGTCCGCTTCTTCTGCCGGGCAGCCATGATCTTGCGGAATGCGTCCATGACCTCATTGTCTGCCATGCGGACCCGCTGCCTCAGCTCCTGCCGACTCACCTCCTCCTTTGCCAGCCTGTGGGGACCAGCCGGCCAGGTGCCATGGGAAGCCCACCAGAATAGGGCTCCTCCCTGTTCCAGACTGAGCCCACCCCACTACCCAGGGCTGCCACTCCTGGGGACCATTTCATACCAAATAGCAAAGTTATTGAGCCACGCTTACATGGTGCCCTGTGCCAGGTACTACCTCTTCAAAAATATCAGCTCAGTTAATCCTAACAAccttgtgaggtaggtactattattcctatgttaccagtgaggaaactgaggctcaaggaggaTAAGAAATGCCCCAAGATCCCACAACTAGTGAGGAGGAGATCTGAATCAAGGCAGGCTTCCTCCAAACAATATTCTTTAAAAGgtgttctgggggcttccctggtggcgcagtggttaagaatccacctgccaatgcaggggacacgggttcgagccctggtccgcgaagatcccacatgctgtggagcaactaagcccgtgcaccacaactactgagcctgcgctctagagcccgtgctctgcaacaagagaagccaccgcaatgaagagtagccccagctctctgcaactcgagaaagcccgtgcacagcaacgaagacccaatgcagccaaaaataaataaatgaaataaattaattttaaaaaaaagtgttctggtGCCAGCAGAAGACCTGCTTTTACTTCAGCAACCAAATTCCAGAGCAACCTAAGGGTCTAGAGCCTGAGGTCTACAGGAGGTGAGTGAGATACCAAACTGACCCCTCCGAATGGAACCTGACCTATAAATTCAATTCATGGTGGAGCTGGAAGGTCACTTAGAGATCTATCTAGTCCAACCTGTTTTCAGAAGGGGAAGCTGCTGCTCAGGGCAGGAGATGCCTTGCTTAAGGCCCTGCAGCTACCCATGCAGGACTGAGGGCTGCACGCTGGCCTTCTGATAGCCAAGCTAGTTCCTTCACTGCCCATTACTTCTGTAGCTGCACatccccacctctctctctctcccgtccccctcccttcctcagtACTCTTTCATCTGTATTTTCCTCTTCTAGCCCTTGAAAGGGAACTAGAAAGAGGCTCTGGATTCAGTCTTGGGCTTCAGTCACAGCTTAGCTgtttattggctgtgtgaccttcagcagaGCACTCATTTCACTGGgcctttatttccttatttggTAAACAGGGAACACTACCACCTACTCCCTGGGCTATAGCAGAGATTAAGTAAGAGGGTGTACATAAAGCCCCTGGTACACGGTAGGCACTCAGTATACCCTCATCCTTAAATACCCTAGCAGCTTGCCAGCAACTTCTCCTTCTAATGATGCACGTCTTTACCAGCCACTCACGTGGTGACTGTAAGCCCTTTGCCCTGCCTCTCTTCCTAACCCAGCACAACGTCTAAGAGACAGGCAGAGGTGGCCAAGTGAACGAGCGTGCCCTGCTCTGCTGGGGCTCTGTGAGGCGGAGACACAGCACCTGCCTACGAGGAGCAAGGGGACTTAGTTGGGCTGCTTCTCTATCTTCCCAAGAAAAGGGTAGCCACTACCATGATCTCCCTACAGATACCACCTGCACCCTTGTTGTGAGGAGTGCAGGGCAAGATGGATGggaatgaatagaaaatgaatgacATCGCACGGAAACACTGGTCAGTTCCTGGTGAGGGGCTGGTAGTAATCACAGATGCTcaagaaaatgttaacagttgaTAAACTGAGGTGGAGAGTATACTGGTGTTTACTGTACTACTCTGTCAGAGTTTCTGTGTGTATgaaatttttcacaataaaacTCTGGGGGAGAAAGAAAGTTAAGCATGGAAAGACTTAAAAGTAAACCACACAACAATGCGAATACAGTTAACACCACTGAAccgtacacttgaaaatggtttagagggtaaattttgtgttatttgttgttaccACAATTAGAAGTGAATAAACAAGTCACAGATGCCTGAGCTGTAGTCTGTGGAATAAGAATCTGTTTGAGACAAAACCAGTGGGGTGGTGCCCGGcactgacatttttttcaaagcccTCCGGGTGATTTAGAGGCCCTGCTGGGTTTGGAAAGCCTGTCGTAAAGCTCCCGGAAGGTCACCAGCATGGCCAAGGCCTCGCTGGCCACGCCCTGGCCCGGGCATCCTGTCCACACTCACCTCAGCAGGTCGTGCTTCTTGGTGCGGTTGTGGGCACTGAGCGCTTTCAGCTCGGCCTGCCGTTTGCGCAGCTCCGCCAGAACTTCGTCCTCCGAGTCCTCTGCAGGGCGGTCCTCAGATTCCAGCAGGCCCTGTGCGATCAGCTCCTCCTTGATGCGGCTCTCCAGGGACTTGGTATGCGGCACACTGCAGGCAAAGGCAGTGCTCAGCTCAAGGGCCAGCCTGCAAGGGGGACCGCTCTGAGGTGCCCAAGGTTAGTGAAcaccttcctttctctttgaGAACTGCCTCTCTATCTATCTACACATAAAAATATAGAGACAGACACATCTGGTCTTGTTGTAAACATACGCAACATATATCGATACGCTATGtaacataaaatacagaaaaacctACAATGCTAACGACCCAAAGAGAATCACTATTTTGTTACCTGttactattatatatattacCATCTTCTTACCACATTAcgttatatacataaaaatatgtattttatgttcTTATATAAATACTATACGTATTCCAGATTGTGTTACATATTATTCCcacttttttaatgtattattttagcTTTTCCCCGCCATGTACCaacatttaaatatatcttaAGTAAAAATAGGATCATATTGTCTGTATTGTGCTACAACTGACAGTTTCCACTTATCACTCTATTGTTTACATCTTTGCGTGTCAGTTATATTTCTCTAGTGTGATTAATAGTTGCAAGTTATTTCATCAGATGGAGTTACGACAATTTAGCCAACCAGTCTCCTCcaggtggacatttaggttgtttacagTAAGAACAGGGCCATGATGAAAACCCTGTACTAAGCCTGTGCATGTGGAAATCCTGGCCCAGCACGCACATCTGACTTCTATTGGTCTTTATCAAAATGTCCTCAGTCTCTCTATTAATGAAGACCACCCATGCTGGGATGGACAAAAGTCAACAGAAGCAGAGGCCAGACTGTGAGGCATGGACAGGATGTCACTCACCTGAAGGGTTTGTTCTGATTGCGGGGAGAGGTGCTTGCCCCATCAGCCCCTGATTCTTTTCCAGACATGTCCGGAATAGGAGAGTCCTCCATGGGGGAAATAATATTTTCCTAGAAGAGCACAGAAATGCATGGAGGGAGAAAGAGCTACAGTATTACCATTTTCCTGCCCCCCTCTGTCCTACACGGACAGTCTTCACATACcagaaatatcttttatttttctcatcccACCCGCTGTGGGAAGTCTTCCCAAACCGACTCTAAAAAActttgatcattttaaaaattctttattttgtacTGATACCAAAAGAAGGGAGCACAGAAGAGTGACGGTAACACTCAACAATGGTAATGAGAAGAGCTAAGGTATATTAACCGTTTGCAATGCACCAGGCGCTGCGCTAAGCATGCTGCAGCAGAGGCTGCCAGCTGTCCAAAAGCCATTCTTGCCTTTCTTCCACAGTAGCTGGGCTTATGGCTGCCCAGATACACCacacttcccagcctcctctgcagTCAGGGGTGGTCATCTGACAAACTCTCTCCAGTGGAAAGTGATTAGAAGAGATAAGAGCCACAGCTGGCCACGGCCTTCACACACTCCTCTTTGCTCTTTTTCTGTGGGCTTGGAGTGGCAATCACACTTGGAGTGACCTTGTGCAGAGTGCATGTTTAAGACAGCAAAGCCAGCATACGTGGGGTCCCCGTCTGATGGTGTGGAACGGAGatgtccccctgcccccacctcagcCAACCTGGAACGTGTGCCCAGAAAGACGCTATCGTGTTTGAGACagccaggaaactgaggctcaagaggTGAAGAGATATGCCTAAGGGCAGCCAGCAGGCATAAAGAAAGGGACCCTGAACCTGGGGTTTGAGTCCTGCTTCTGtgtattagctgtgtgacctcaagcaaaCAGTTCCCTTTTTTGAGCCTCGACCTTGTTGGGTGTAACATGGGGTTAACCACTGTCTTTGCCTCTAACGAGAGGATGTGTAGAAAGCCCCTTGCACGGGGCCTTCAGCCAACGCTCAGCAAAAGTAACTGTGGAGTAGCAGCTACCTTGGGGGCAGGTTAAAAACTGGGAGGGGCATGAGAGGGCCTTCAAGAATACTGATGATGTTTTCTTTTGTGGTCCTGGGGCTGTAAGTGTGCTCATTTGTGAAAACTGATCAAGCTGTACATTTATGACCTATGTACCTTTCTAAATGTATAATGTACttcaataaacaataaaaaattaaacattgaaaCAGAGTGAATACAGTTCTTGTTTTGGGTTGGGGTGCTCACCTCCACCAAGGCCTGCAGGAGTCGCTGCGTCAGGGCACCAAAGGGGCACCCGTCTTCTGGCTGCTCGTGCTGGGCCTCAGACTTCTTCAGCAGGGCATCCACATCTGAATCGGGTAGAGAAGGGATGGACATGTGTGCTGAAGTGCTAGGAACTCAAGTCCTggcctggggtgggcagggaggtgagGGGCCTACCTTTCGTGTCCAGTTCAGTCAGTGGCCCCATGAGGCCTTTCTTCTTGTCAGCCACGGCTGCTGCCCGGGCCCCGTCCTTCTGCTCCTCCAGCAGGTCCTCCTGTGCCCAGCGCTGGGAGTAGTGCTTCCCCAGGGGCGGGATCTGTGGGAGACATCCCATCCGGTCCCAAAGCAGTAAATACAGGCCAGTCGTGCCTGGGGTGTCAGGGGCTCTCTGCGCGCTTGGGACTGCCAACAGGCTCTTCGTTCATCCCTCATTGCTCCATTTACCTGTCTTCCCAAGTACCTAGCCCAGGGCCAAGGCCTGAGCCTGGTACAGGTGAGAAGAGATAAAGGAGATAAAATCTCTACACTCACAGTCTAGTAAGGAAGCCAGGTACGTACGGAACTGAAACACACAGACGGCAATACAGAACAATTTCCAAGATGTAAGGTGCAGAATGGTGCGTGTACATGGACCTTTTCCGTTGACAGCTGTTATCTCTAGAGAGAACTATAGATCCTAGGGTCAGAAGTGAGAGGAAAATATCTTTCGCATTGCTTGAACTTGTTACTGCCTGTATGGATTACCTtttcagataaatttttaaaaaattcagacaaGTGAAGTGACAGAGGTAGGTCAAGGTGCTGTGGCGCACACAAGACCGACCAACCTTCTGCTGGGGAATCTGTAAAGCCATTTTGGTGGCGGTAACATGCGATCAGGGGCTCGAAGGGTGTTAGTTTGCCAAGGGGAGAAGGGCATGTGCAGAGGCCCAGAGACCAGCAAGGACCCTGGAGTGAGGGCAAGGTGCTTGTGGGGGCTGATAAATACAGCAGTGGAGAGGGAGTGTGGCCAAGGAAACTGGAGAGGGGCACTGGGGCTGTGCCACCAAGGGCTGAGATGCTTGGACTCGATTCTGTAGGTAACGGGAGCCAGGGGAGGCCATGTCATGAGCACATCCGAACATGACAGCTGAGCTATGGGAGAATTTCCCACCaacacttttctgtattttctacattttctttaatggaaccttttttattttcatcataaaaaaataaattttcatatattaaaaaaaagagaatccccctagagcagcagtccccaagctttttggcaccaggaccggtttcgtggaagacagtttttccatggaccagggtGGGGGGCCGGGGGGGTGGCTCAGGCGGTGACGTCAGCAAtgggggagcggcagatgaagcttcgctcgcccgctgctcacctcctgctgtgcggcccagttcctaactgGCTGCGGCCCGCTACCGGTCCACGGCcccggggttggggacccctgctctggaGGGAAGAAAGTGTTATGAGGCTGTTAAGGTAAAAGCTGGTGAAGGCTTGAGCCAAAGCAGAGGGGATGGCGATGAGAGAAAAAGGGAGGATCTCACTGAAGAAGGTGCCTTAGGACGTGGTGACCATTTGGATGGGGCAGAAGGGAGGAAGCTGAGAGTTAGAACTTGGGTGTCTGGGTGGGTTAATGGAACAGACGGGAGGCTAGGCAGGGCAGGGAAAGAAGATGATGTACAGCACTGCGATCTCTGATTCTGAGGCACCTCTGAGCCTTCTTGTTCTCCATCACGTCTATCTAGGCCTGGGGTCTCTACCTTGTAATGTTCAGCCTCATCTTCTGGGGGTTTCAGTAGCTCCTCTAGCGTGCGCACCTCCTCACTGGTGATGTCGGCACAGTAGGGCTCCACCGAAGCCCAGAATCTGCAGAGAGAAGCAAAGCCTGACGGGGTGCTCCCTGCCCCACCAGCCTAACCCCCGGACCCTTCCACAGCCTCCAATACCCAAATCCCAAGGCCCATTTATGTCCCCTGGCCCAGAACCTGTTGGGGGCGTCATTCTTGGGGATACGTGGCACGTCAATTGGGTCATCAGTGAATTCATATTCCTGGATCTTGGGCTGAAGGTTTTTGGATTTGGGTCGCCCAGGGCCAGGGCCCGGCCCATGTCCCGCCTTCCCTTCCAGTTTCTGCTTCTTGGGCTTCCCATGTTTGGGGGGAGCACCAAGCTCATGGTCTCGACCCAGCTTCAGGAATCGTCGGTCACCTTTCTTATCTTGCCAGTCGGTGAGGATCTGAAATTCACAGACTGTCACTGAGGGGGAGAAGGGAAGACACAGGACAACTCTGTCTCCCGGTGAAAAATAAGGATCTAGAACTCAAGAAGGCGccgtctctccccctcccctttttatCCAGCAAATGCCTACTCATACTGCAAAACTCAGCTCCTTTTCTGTGCCCATCTCACAggattttattcatatatttctcATCATTCCATTCACTTGTTTGTCTGTATTGATTCACCTCTGTAGCACCCAAGCTGGTCACACAGCATTCAGCAGTTCAAACAAGTAGATCACATCTCAGTGCACATTAGCCCTAGGAAAATACGC
This window contains:
- the TADA3 gene encoding transcriptional adapter 3 isoform X1, producing the protein MSELKDCPLQFHDFKSVDHLKVCPRYTAVLARSEDDGIGIEELDTLQLELETLLSSASRRLRVLEAETQILTDWQDKKGDRRFLKLGRDHELGAPPKHGKPKKQKLEGKAGHGPGPGPGRPKSKNLQPKIQEYEFTDDPIDVPRIPKNDAPNRFWASVEPYCADITSEEVRTLEELLKPPEDEAEHYKIPPLGKHYSQRWAQEDLLEEQKDGARAAAVADKKKGLMGPLTELDTKDVDALLKKSEAQHEQPEDGCPFGALTQRLLQALVEENIISPMEDSPIPDMSGKESGADGASTSPRNQNKPFRLALELSTAFACSVPHTKSLESRIKEELIAQGLLESEDRPAEDSEDEVLAELRKRQAELKALSAHNRTKKHDLLRLAKEEVSRQELRQRVRMADNEVMDAFRKIMAARQKKRTPTKKEKDQAWKTLKERESILKLLDG
- the TADA3 gene encoding transcriptional adapter 3 isoform X2 encodes the protein MSELKDCPLQFHDFKSVDHLKVCPRYTAVLARSEDDGIGIEELDTLQLELETLLSSASRRLRVLEAETQILTDWQDKKGDRRFLKLGRDHELGAPPKHGKPKKQKLEGKAGHGPGPGPGRPKSKNLQPKIQEYEFTDDPIDVPRIPKNDAPNRFWASVEPYCADITSEEVRTLEELLKPPEDEAEHYKIPPLGKHYSQRWAQEDLLEEQKDGARAAAVADKKKGLMGPLTELDTKDVDALLKKSEAQHEQPEDGCPFGALTQRLLQALVEENIISPMEDSPIPDMSGKESGADGASTSPRNQNKPFSVPHTKSLESRIKEELIAQGLLESEDRPAEDSEDEVLAELRKRQAELKALSAHNRTKKHDLLRLAKEEVSRQELRQRVRMADNEVMDAFRKIMAARQKKRTPTKKEKDQAWKTLKERESILKLLDG